AGTTACCAGAAATACTCTTTCATTTGGCTGGTTGTCTGGTGCTTCTGGGAAATGAATAAAGCTTGCCTGTTTTTTGGCAGCCCTTTGGACATTTTAAAGACTTGTATCCAGACTGGGCTTTTCTCTCTTGTAAAACCAAAACCTGCAGAAATACATCTCTCTGCATCTGAGGGCCTCCCCGCACTGGcctaaaaatacaaccttgcctCCAGGTTATCTCTAATAGTCTGTACACCTGCCTTGTTTCATTCTCTCACGTGACTCCTACCTAGTTTCCATAATAAATTCAGAGAGCAGAATCACCTTTTCTTCAATACCAAGCCAACTTCTCAAACTTGAGACTGCTCAGGAAGGAATCAGACTCTAGTCCATTTAATTCTCTAACAGAATGGGACTCAACTCAGTTTCTGGTTTGTTCTGTAGAAACTTATTTTAACAAGATTTTAAATGACGAGCAGGAACACTAGCGCCACCTCAGTTGGAAAATGTGTCTAATATACAGCAAACTAGCAttttcctcccaaaatcaaaatcctTTTAACAATCTTCTCTCCATCTACcctctttaacttctttttttttttttacttgtggtAAGAGATTTAGGAGTCATCTTACCAGGCCTCACCATCCTACTTATTACAAAACCTGCAGAGTGATCTGACTTATATCTCACtggcatttattattttaaagcattGGATAAATGTCCCCTTATATATcttattacaaatatatattcccTGTTTTTAAGAGTGTAGTGAAATGTGCTTCTAAGAAATTACTGACGTGAATGTAAACTggcaaaactctttgaaaaaaacttgGAAGTATGTTTCATACATTGTCTAATGGTCATATTCTTTGATTTCATAATTCCATTTCTGAGAATCTAAGTACATAAtcttaaatgcaaaaaaaaaaccccacctctGCACATAAAAGCTACCATTAAAAATCTcccagaaacaacctaaatggaaACAATCAGTAAATGATTAAATAAGGTAATGGAAACCTGGGTAACAGAACATAACACAGGcagtaaaatgtttttgaaatttataagATAATATGAAAAGGCAATGATAAttcaatggaaaatataaaatgctgtagaattcTATCTACAGTATAATAaccatattaaaatgtttttataagaTTCCTTCAAATACCtatgtatatgtttttgaaaattcagGAATGTACCAAAGCATTAACAGTAACTGTCAGTGGGTATTAGGACATTAAGAAAGTTTTCCTTCTCCCCtgctattatatattttaaattttttcatatactgagtatttattacatataatatataaagtgCTAAAAGCAATAGttacaaaaaatatgaaaagcattAAAATTGAAGATAACCATGGCACATTTCATCCTGGGAAGatataatctaaaatatttattcctttctctttttacacATCAACTGTGATTCTAAACCTTGTAGACTTTACATCCAAAATGTCCCTGACCCCATCTTCTCTTTCCTGGGCCTCTGGCCGCTACTCTCATCTATGTCTTTTTACTCCTTCCATCATAACCACTGTACCAGATTCTTAACTGGCCTCCCTGACTTGTggcatttctctcacctcagctcAAATTCTTTCTAGCATTTACTGTACCTGAGCATCAGATTAACTCATCTGTAATATACTTCTACAGTTTTCTGAGAAGTGTATAAAAagagattttatatatttatttatttatatagtacTTGGCAGATAGTAACTTTTCAACAATTGGCAGCTGTCATTATGAGAATTCTTTTGTTCTTTACTTTTAATGATACTACCCTGTGAGCTTTTAAATACAGATTCCCCACACAACCATTTAAGACCCTACACATTATGATCTCAAACATCTTTTCCACTGTATTTCACAAAATTCTGTCCTCAGCTTCTTCCAGGATGGACTACTTCCTGTTTCCCAGACCCGCCCTTTGTTTCTCCACAAGGGCACTACCACTTAGCTTATTCCCACAGGCACATCTCCCTATACCCTCTGTTCCTTCCTGCCTGTGCCCCACCTTCTTGAAATGCCTTTTCAAACCTGAAAACTTCCTGGACCCAACAACCAAATTTAGGTTACTCTCTTCAGTGAAACTCTACAATGTCTATTATCCTCAGTGACATATAATCTTCAGTTCAGTGTCGTGGTTGGATAACTCTGGTATTTGGGTCTTAGCTTAAAAAGCAGTCTCCTTAGAGAGGCTGTGCCTGACCACCCAATCTAAAGTAGGCCCTACACCACTATCACACTTCTTTATATTTCTAGTTACTCAGCTtctcccccttctttttctttttttttttctttttttcaagttttagataaatatttacaagattatgtttatatatttatatttctataaaacaaaattttctgaattgtaaataaataaaaaaatctcaaggAAGTCAAATCagtataaaagttaaaattacaATACATTTAATCCATTAATTCTAAACTTTAGACCAAGTGTTGGATCTTCATGAAAGAAATGTGCGAACTGTACCCTTAACTGTACCTCTACAAATAGGGCATTTTCTTAGAGAAGGAGCACAATCTTCGCATACTACTAGATGGCCACAAGGAATGAACACCACGGATACTTCTTGGTCCATGCACACTTTACATGTTCTTTCCTCTTGTAGTCTCCTCAATTGTTCTTCCACTGGTAAGTCTGAAACCTCTTCTGTGGGAATATACTTTATGTCCTGTTGCACAAATAAATGCTTAAATAACATGGGGTCAATTTCTTGCAAAGAGTTTTTGAATATGCTGgctgcaaaatttccttttactAAAATAGTATCAATCAGTCCTCTTGCTTGTAAAGATGTCTGCGTTTTCTCTTTAATAACATCATGTTCTTCTTCATCAATTACTTTGGCAGCTAGCAGACTGTCCAGGACTGGAAGCACACAAGTCAACTGTTGAAAAAGTGCCATTCTGTTCTTCCGGATTAGTGATAGATCATCTGATTCTTTTTCCTCAGTtgctctttctttctcctcctcccttatTTCATCTTCTGCATTAAGTAAATCTAATACAAGATCACTGATGGTTTTATAATTCTCTCCAGTTGTTAGGATTTTACTCTGAACTGTCTGTTTTACCAGCCTTCTACTAAAGCCCATTTCCAAGGCAGCTTTAACCACAGGTGTATTCATCATGACTGCATCTTCTGAATGGTTTTCTCCGGGTCCAAAATGAATAATTGGTGACTCTGTGTTTTCATCTTCTGGATTATCTGAAGTAGATAACAGCTGTTCAAGTAGATGAGGGTAACTGGCTTGAATTTGACTGATGAACTCTTGTCCTTTAATTCGTATCAAGTACTCACACCTTGGAAACCACTTGGCATGTTCCACCCACGGGTCATCTCCAGATTCCCAACACCTGAGTCCACCATAGCAACAAAAGCATTTAACATCATCACTATGACCCATATAATAAAAACCTGCACTTGCAAGCTGCTGAGGATGAACTGGAACACTGGAAGGCCAGTTACAGAATGTTTTAAAACGGGCTCCATGTGTCTGCATGCTCAGATTAGAGACGGTGTATCTTGACGCGTCTTGAAGCTGATTTTCTAAAAATGGGCATTTGGGGAAATGTCTCAGGTGTTCTGACATAGCATCATCCTTCGGTTCCCAATTGCTCAATTTTCCACCACAGGCAAAGCAAGCCACTCTGTCTCCAGGTCCTATGTAGTAAAAGCCCGCTTTTGCTAAGTCTGCTGGTGACAAAAAGGTCAACGGCCACATCTGGAACGTAAGTAACCTGGCTTTTTCAGTATTCATTGTGCAATGGTAGGGACTTGTCCTCAAGGCAGAAAAACCTTGATTTGGTCCAGAGTTTATAGGCTCTGATGGAAAGCTTGAATAAGAGCCACTGAAATATCCACTGTTTTCCAAACTTGGAAGTAATGAATGTGTGGAATTTGTTACTGAGGAAGGAAAAGTAGGCTGAGAGGTGGCTCCCAAAATGTTAACTGAACTTAGATTTTGAACACAGCTACAACTAGGATATAGCTTTTTATGCTTTTCAACAGGATTGTCTCCTTGCTTCCAGTTATCCAGCATCAGGCCACAACAGAAGCATTTGACCTTGTCATTCACACCAGTGTAATAAAAACCAGCACGAGCAAGACTCTCTGAGACAGGAACACCGGCAGGGAAAGCTGAATATGTAGACATTCGGTACAGTTCACATGAAAAGTCATACTTCAGTTCAAACAGATTGGTACTTTTCATCAAGTTTGATAAGAATACACTGTTTTCTACTATGTTCATAATCAAATGGATGGGGAGGAAAAGGGACTAGCCTTTCTCTGGGGAGGTAGTTTTGTGCACAACTTTTGGTTTTTGTTAGTTTTAGTATTAGGCGGAACACCTTTAAGAGGAAATCTTTAATTCTTGAATCTTCTATACATTTAGAGTTTCAGCATATGGTAAGATTCTGAATCCCATACTGATATTTAAAGGGACAATCATGCACAACTGCAACTTTGTATAATCTTTATATATACAATGTAAACATGATGATACACAGTATCTAATAATGAAAAGTAAAACCCTTCCTAAAAGCATAGAGTGCTTTAGGTCATCAAGATGTCATTTAGTGTCAGGCATCTCCACGAAGAAGTCTATCTCTCCAATAGACATTCAGCCTCCCTGAAGACAGAATGTCTGACTCACAAAGCTAGCTTGTCCACTGTCAAAAACTATACTCTTTAAGtgctctaaagaaaaaaatattcaaactatgtttattttgtttttaaaactgtgaaatttggtagccagaaaaaaaataattaagaccTACctcaaaagaggaaaataatgcaTTACCATATTTCACTGGTTTTAAAATGCATGGTTTAGTATGTTATTGAGAAGTATCTTACAATTAAAGAAAGGCATGTCATAATtagcaatatttttatttcttataagtacataaaataatggtaTGCCTTAAAATTGATGACATCTTAGATTCAGTGAAACATAGTATATCCCAAATCTTGCTCAAATTAAGTAATTGTTCCTCCTACAATAAttttaaatgggaaaacaaaacaatcaaaacaTTTCCTCCAAATAAAGAGTTTAATTAGTAACATATTAGCTGACACATCTTAAAGCTTGGTTTCaagttttattaaataataattactTCCCACAGATAGTCAGGAACCTGATTGCTTAGTCAAAATGATACCATTAGATCTTAACAAATTAAACATTCTACTTCAAACAAATTATCAGAGATTACTGTATTTACTCAATTGTTCTTTTAGGCTCAGCTTCATATGCTTGAGAACCAACATTAGATCTATTCTGATAGTGGACTTGCTGTTAAAACAGTCAGAAATCAGAGTGCTGAGTCTGTAAGCTAAGATGGATAATCAAACTGTTCAAATTTGGCATCGATCAGAAATTACCTCAGATAGCATACTTGAACCAGAATTTATcacaaaaaatagtaataatttacTTTGTCATAATCCACTCCCTTTGAACAGCAGAGACCTTCTCAAACTTTAGAACATCTCAAATGAttgactagctgttaccaaacaGGTTCTGTATTAATAATGTCAGCAATGACCAACAAACAAGTTATCGTGGCTTTTCTAGCAGTGATTGGCAAGCATTTCCTGGGTCCTACAGATGGGGTTTTCTACTGCAGACTTACTTTAgtgctttatttccaggtggcaggagaAACGTATCTCAATCCCAGTGATTATTTCCCTCAAAGCTGAGTTATTGGGTCTAACCTCAGTATTCCCTTCACTGGTCAAAAATTTTACACATTGTTATAAAAAAACTGGTTGGTATTCATTACTGTCTCTGTGTAAACTCTCTTTCTGAATAAGTTTGTTCATTTACTAAAATGTAACCAGCCATCATTCTTGCTTCTATCATTCTCAGAGATAACAGTCCGTATGAACAAACTAAATTTTAgagtttgaaaatattaatagttTCATAAATGGTTAATTTCTTTACCAATCATCACATTTACCTTTTATACTTTCTCTACATTTGTTGTACCTTTCAAAAAGTTTTGTTCTTGATATTTGTCATTGTAGGAACCTTTTAACATGTCAGAGTTCTTATTTACATAATTCTCTAATTTAGCAGAGGGCTGAATATTAACTCTTTGTTCTAGATAACTATCACTCATTTTTAAATCGTTACCGAACACAGATACTTTTTCTGTTCTACACAGGAGCCAATAGAAGATACCTGGCCAACTTTGAAAAGCATGTTTCAACAGTATGTCCCAGCTACAATCACTTTTTACATCCTCAAGTCAAATTCAGCATCAAGTTCATCATTATTTTATAATCACACCTCATGTAccttgatcattttttaaaaattaacattcttTGGATACCAAAAACTCTAGTTAactacttaattttttatttatgcaCAAAACTACCTCCCGGAGATTAGACTAAGTCCCTTTTAAGGGTTTTAGGCCTCCATCTTGAGatattttgatttattaaaaaaaaaaaaaaaactggaaaaaaatcgaCGTAGAACAGTTGGCTTCCTCTGTAAAACTGTGCCAAGGCTCCGCTTTAGGCTCTGTCCTGAAGCTTCTTCGGCGCCTTCAAAGTCTGGGTGATACCTTTTGGCAATCGAATTAAACCAACTGTTAAAAGCTTCCCCGCTCCGCTGGCTCACTCCGGAAGTAAAACAGCGACTGCGTACCGGGCAGGCAGGCCCACCGAAAGCGAGCTGGCAAGGACGGCGCTGGCCGGCCGCTACCCTCCCTCGTCCCGGGGCCGGCGCGCAGaccccgcggcggcggcggcggcggcggggcccgACCGGAAGGGGCGCCCGGGCCGCGGGGACCCACTCCTTGCCCGCCTCTGGCCGGCTAGAGAGCCAATCTGGAGCGGACCTCCGGGCCTGGATGACGTTCCGCTATCCTCCCCCTTCTTTTTCATACCCTCTACAAGTAGACTTTTTTATTTCTCAAGAATAAAACTATTTTGTTTAACACTGCTAGTACtgtcttttaaataataaatgccCGATAAATGTGTAAGATAGTATTACAAACTCTGAAAAATTCATCACTACACTAAACCTAGTAAGGAAGATCCTGATCTGAGAATTGTTACTAAAATCTTTCAGTTGTCCCCTccacatcacatcaacaaaaacacagAGATCATTCGCATACTCACattaactcacacacacatacatgctccCAATCtctctatcacacacacacacacacacacacacacacacactcacctgagtTCTTGGTCCCTGCAATAATTTCCATAATGTTCAGTGAGCAAGCATAGCAGACACCGATTATAAGAAAACTTGGAAATGTGTCTACCTGGAGCTCCCAGTGGAGATCATGATCTGTTGTATTTGGGATGCAGAGTAATGACagtgggaagagaggaagaaaaaatagtGATGTGAAATGTTAAGGGTAAACTTTGGGAACAATAATGCATTCAGGGTAGTTTATTTGATGGTACAGTTGAGTAAAGTTTGACAGAAAATTCAAACCAAATGGAAAGTTGGAAAAAactgaaattcaaaataaaatggaaagtaaTCATGCAGACCTACAAAACTACAGCTTTCTTTAGCAGCAATTTTGCTAATTACTGATTTCCAGGAAACATAAATTTggatttttagtattttctttgagaaagagaaaaggaagacaatataataatttttattaaaaataaaccatGAAGAAAGGGCTATGTGATATCTTCTTTAAATTAACCAAGAATAATTGGGAAAAAAGAAACTGTGTTCCGCAATTACAGTATTCCATCCTCAGTGCTTTTTAAATGTGCATCTGAGTAAATGGAGATATTTGGGCCTTCCTGGCTCCTCAGCACAGCCCTTTGATGTTCTCACAAAACTTCAACACTT
This is a stretch of genomic DNA from Manis pentadactyla isolate mManPen7 chromosome 7, mManPen7.hap1, whole genome shotgun sequence. It encodes these proteins:
- the LOC130684303 gene encoding baculoviral IAP repeat-containing protein 3-like, which produces MNIVENSVFLSNLMKSTNLFELKYDFSCELYRMSTYSAFPAGVPVSESLARAGFYYTGVNDKVKCFCCGLMLDNWKQGDNPVEKHKKLYPSCSCVQNLSSVNILGATSQPTFPSSVTNSTHSLLPSLENSGYFSGSYSSFPSEPINSGPNQGFSALRTSPYHCTMNTEKARLLTFQMWPLTFLSPADLAKAGFYYIGPGDRVACFACGGKLSNWEPKDDAMSEHLRHFPKCPFLENQLQDASRYTVSNLSMQTHGARFKTFCNWPSSVPVHPQQLASAGFYYMGHSDDVKCFCCYGGLRCWESGDDPWVEHAKWFPRCEYLIRIKGQEFISQIQASYPHLLEQLLSTSDNPEDENTESPIIHFGPGENHSEDAVMMNTPVVKAALEMGFSRRLVKQTVQSKILTTGENYKTISDLVLDLLNAEDEIREEEKERATEEKESDDLSLIRKNRMALFQQLTCVLPVLDSLLAAKVIDEEEHDVIKEKTQTSLQARGLIDTILVKGNFAASIFKNSLQEIDPMLFKHLFVQQDIKYIPTEEVSDLPVEEQLRRLQEERTCKVCMDQEVSVVFIPCGHLVVCEDCAPSLRKCPICRGTVKGTVRTFLS